From a region of the Thermoleophilaceae bacterium genome:
- a CDS encoding sterol desaturase family protein, producing the protein MESSNAQMRRTDVLRDSPRMFENDLLDKLSRVHPVVPVLIFVPVIALMLVLAVTHGMEAWQIIAGIAGGYAFWTLCEYWIHRIVFHFEPEEGFGARLHWIIHGVHHDHPNDPMRLVMPPSVSVPLSALFFLLFVAVLGTPTAYAVGAGFWAGYLIYDEIHYHLHHHMPKTRAGKLLRELHMRHHFQDDTRGFGISAPYWDTVFRTPLKRGSKKR; encoded by the coding sequence ATGGAGAGCAGTAACGCCCAGATGCGCCGCACCGATGTCCTCCGCGACTCACCCCGCATGTTCGAGAACGATCTTCTCGACAAGCTCTCGCGTGTGCATCCGGTCGTGCCCGTCCTGATCTTCGTGCCGGTGATCGCGCTTATGCTCGTGCTGGCGGTCACGCACGGCATGGAGGCGTGGCAGATAATCGCCGGGATCGCGGGCGGATATGCGTTCTGGACGCTTTGCGAGTACTGGATCCACCGGATCGTGTTCCACTTCGAGCCGGAGGAGGGCTTCGGAGCGCGGCTCCACTGGATCATCCACGGCGTGCACCACGACCACCCCAACGATCCGATGCGGCTCGTGATGCCGCCGTCGGTGAGCGTGCCGCTGTCCGCCCTCTTCTTCCTGCTGTTCGTGGCAGTGCTCGGCACGCCCACCGCGTACGCCGTCGGCGCCGGCTTCTGGGCTGGCTATCTGATCTACGACGAGATCCACTACCACCTGCACCACCACATGCCGAAGACCCGCGCCGGCAAGCTGCTGCGCGAGCTCCACATGCGCCACCACTTCCAGGACGACACCCGCGGGTTCGGGATCAGCGCGCCGTACTGGGACACGGTGTTCCGCACGCCGCTCAAGCGCGGATCGAAGAAGCGCTAG
- a CDS encoding DMT family transporter: MPTTALVLALCAAFVHAAWNLLLSRARDTEAATAVALVAGTLAFAPVAAATWQVGARALPYAAGSAAFELLYLSLLARAYQAGELSVVYPLARGSSPLLVLVFSVALLGASLDTLATVGVCLVAGGLLLVRGQRGRAAPRDVRMGLAIGVCIASYTLLDKQGLKHAHPLPYLELVVGIPALLYLPLLTRRRGTRALGAELRAPSIVAGLGMFGAYALVLAAIRLAPASSLAAVQAVRETSVVIAVVLAHVILGERVTRPRVAGAAIVVAGVAAIAAA; the protein is encoded by the coding sequence ATGCCCACCACAGCGCTTGTTCTCGCGCTCTGCGCCGCGTTCGTGCACGCCGCCTGGAACCTGCTCCTCTCGCGCGCGCGTGACACTGAGGCGGCCACGGCGGTCGCACTCGTGGCCGGGACGCTGGCCTTCGCACCCGTCGCGGCTGCCACCTGGCAGGTGGGCGCGAGGGCGCTCCCGTACGCGGCGGGATCGGCCGCCTTCGAGCTCCTCTACCTGAGCCTGCTGGCACGCGCCTATCAGGCAGGCGAGCTCAGCGTGGTCTACCCGCTCGCGCGCGGCTCATCGCCGCTGCTCGTGCTCGTGTTCAGCGTCGCGCTGCTGGGCGCATCGCTCGACACGCTGGCCACCGTCGGGGTCTGCCTCGTGGCGGGCGGCCTGCTGCTCGTGCGCGGGCAGCGTGGGAGAGCCGCCCCGCGCGACGTGCGAATGGGGCTCGCGATCGGCGTCTGCATCGCCTCCTACACGCTTCTCGACAAGCAGGGCCTGAAGCACGCGCATCCGCTGCCGTACCTCGAGCTCGTGGTGGGCATCCCCGCGCTCCTGTACCTGCCGCTTCTGACACGCAGGCGCGGGACGCGCGCGCTGGGAGCGGAGCTCCGCGCGCCTTCGATCGTCGCCGGCCTGGGCATGTTCGGCGCGTACGCGCTGGTGCTCGCGGCCATCAGGCTCGCGCCGGCGTCGTCCCTCGCGGCGGTGCAGGCCGTGCGCGAGACCAGCGTGGTGATCGCGGTGGTGCTCGCCCACGTGATTCTGGGGGAGAGGGTGACCAGGCCACGCGTGGCCGGGGCCGCGATCGTGGTGGCCGGCGTGGCTGCGATAGCCGCGGCGTGA